ACCGGCCGGTACCGGCCATTAGCGGCGCCAGAGCGGGCCTGCAGGCCCGCGGGTCCGGACAGACCCGACCCGCATTGTAAGGGAGCCCCGCCGATTTCCGAAGGCTTCAGCCGGCCGCCGGGGTGCCGGTGTCGCGCTCGCCCGACGCCTCGCCGCCAGCGTCGCCGCCGGCTGCGGCCGGCTCCTCGTCGGCCACGCCCGCGGCGTGCTCGGCGGCTTGTTCGGCCGCTTCCTCGGCAGCGGCTTCAGCCGAGATCTCCGCGGCTTCCTCGTCGCTTTCCAGCTCTTCCTCGGGGACTTCGCCTTCACCGGCGAAGATCTCGAGCACCCGGCACGAGACCTCCAGCGTGATCTCGTCGGTCTCGCCGATCTCGAGCAGCACCTGGGTGCCGCGCTGCGCCTGCACCAGCTCGGGCACGCGCGTGACCAGCGGGATCTCGGTAAAGCGCACCGCGCCTTCCTTGAGCACCGACGCCACCATGCGCTCGCGGTTTTCCTGCTTGAGCCAGCGCAGGCACCAGTAGCGCTCCATGGTCGACTGGTGGTCGGCATAGGCGGCGTAGGTGCCTTCGAAGTCGGCCACCGCGGCCAGCAGGTCGGCGTCCTTGGGCTTGAACGGCGCCACCAGCTTGGCGGTCACGCCATGCTGGGCCACCGCCAGGATCTGCCACTGGTTGACCAGGTCGACATAGCGGCGCAGCGGCGAGGTGCTCCACGCGTACTGCGCCACGCCCAGGCCTTCGTGCGGCGCGGGGTAGGTTTGCATGCGCGTGCGGTGCATGCCCCACGCCTTTTGCGTGCGGTAGATGCCGGGCACGCCATGGTCGGCCAGCAGCTTGCCCCAGGTGCTGTTGGCCAGGATCATCATCTCGGCCACGATCTTGTCCAGCGGCGAGCCGCGCTTGCGCTGCTCGATGCGCACGCGCTGGCTGCCGTCGGCCTGGTCGTCGAGATAGAAGTTGAAGTCGGCGCGGTTATGCGTTTCGGGGCGCAGGCCGCTGGCCAGGCGCGCCTTCTGGCGCTCGTCGTACAGATAGCCGGCAAAGTGCCACAGCCGGGTCAGCGCCTCGCGGAACGGGTAGTCGCCGGTGCCTTCGGCGAACGAGGCCTCGGTGATGACATCGTCGAGCAGGTTGTGGCGCAGGTTGGCGGCGATCGGCACCATCTCGGCGCGGGTCTCGCTGCCGGTGATCAGCCACACCGACGGGTCCACCGTCACGTACAGCGACAGCGCCGGGCACACCCGGCCTTCCTGCAGCGTGTAGCGCTCGACCACCGGGTCAGGCAGCATGGTGATCTTGTCGCCCGGGAAATAGACCGTCGACAGGCGCTGGCGCGCGATTACGTCGAGCGGCTCGCCGCGGCGGATGCCCAGCGCCGGCGCGGCGATATGGATGCCGATGCGCAGCTTGCCGTCGGGCAGTTGCGTCACCGACAGCGCGTCGTCGATCTCGGTGGTGGTGACGTCGTCGATCGAGAACGCCTCGACCTCGGCCAGCGGCAGGTCGGCCGGCGGCTCGGGCACGTCGGTATCGGGAAAGCCGGTGCCCTTGGGAAAGCACTCGGCGAGGAACTTGGCCTCGTGCAGCGCGCGCGCGCTGGCGACGCCGCCGGCGGCCACCATCAGCCGCATCGGCGACATGCCGAGCGCGGTGCAGGCGGCGTCCATGGCCTTGTATTCCAGGCTGTTCTTGTCGGGCTTGAACAGCAGCTGCAGCACCTTGTTGCGGAACGATTCCGGCAGCGTCAGCGCCTTCAGCTGGTCTTCATATTCGGCCTGCACCAGCGCCTGCTGGCGCTTGCGCTCGAGCGCGGCCAGCGCGGCCTTGAGCTGGTCTTCGGGCGCGCGCTGGTAGCGGCCGCGCCCCTTGCGGCGGAAGTACACCGGATTGCCGTGCAGCGCCATCGCCAGCGCCGCCTGCTGCACCGCGCCGGGCTCGGCGCCGTAGTATTCGGCGGCCAGCTCGGCAAAGCCGAACTCGGCCTCGGGCGCGCATTCCCACAGGAAGTCCAGGTCGATCTCGGCCACCAGCTCGCCGGTCTGGCGCACCAGCTCGGGCGCCGACGGCTGCGCGAACTGCAGCAGCACGTCGCGCGACTTGACCTTGGTGCGCTTGCCGGCCGGCAGCTCCACCTGGTAAGCCTCGCCCTGCTGGTTCAGCACGGTGCCGGCGCGGATCTCGCCGCCTTCTTCGAACAGCAACTGCATCGATCGGTACTTTCAACTATGCGCGGAACCGCGCCGGGCGGCCTTGTGGCCAGCGCTGGAGCGGATCCTGTGGGAGAAATGGTGCCACTGCGGGTGCCACCGCCGGTGCCACCGCGCGCACCCGGACATCAACGCGTGCGAACGGGAACGGGTGCGGGGCGAGGGCCTGTCTGCGGCCCGTCGTCGGCCTGCCGGTGACCGGCAAGGCCCCGGCCTGAGACCTGGCATGATACCGCACCCCGGTCCGGCCGCCCGCCGGGCTCAGAGCGACATGCCGCCGCTGGCCTCGATCGCCACGCCGTTGACGTAGCTGGCGTCGTCGCTGGCCAGGAAGGCGTAGATGCTGGCGATCTCGGCCGGCTCGGCCAGCCGGCGCAGCCAGCACGACGACTTCATGCCGTCCAGCACCTTGTCCGGCACGGTCTGCAGGATCTCGGTATTGACGAAGCCCGGGCACACCGCGTTCACGCGCACGCCCTTGGGGCCCAGTTCGCGCGCCCAGGTCTTGGTGAAGCCGATCACGCCGAACTTGCTGGCGGCGTAGTTGGTCTGGCCGAAATTGCCGTACAGGCCGACCACGCTGGAAGCGTTCAGGATCACGCCCTTGCCCTGCTCGGTCATCAGCCCGGCCACGGCCTGCGCGCAGTTGAACACGCCCTTCAGGTTGACGTCGATGACGGCATCGAACTGGGCCTCGGTCATCTTGGCCAGGCGCGCGTCCTTGGTGATGCCGGCGTTGTTGACGAGGATATCGATACGCTGGTGCGCGGCCAGCACGGCGGCGACCATGGCGTCGACCTCGTCGCGGCGCGTCACGTCGACGCGGTAGGCCGATACGGTGGCGCCGGTGGCCGCCAGCCTGGCGGCGGCCTCGTGCACGCGCGCTTCCTGCACGTCGCACAGCACGACGATGGCGCCGTCTTCGGCAAAGCGCTGCGCGGTGGCAAAGCCGATGCCGGCGGCGGCACCGGTGATGATGGCAACCCGACCCTGCAGTTTCATCTCGTGGTCTCTTTCGTGGTTTCGGTAGTGTGTGTCGAAACAGGGCTTCGGTCTGTGGTCCGCATATATTTGGGATGCGGAACCGCCTCGGTCCCCGGGGATGGCCGCGACAGCAGGTCCGGCAGGAACACTTCTGTCACGAGCATGACGCCGCCGCCGCGCCGGAACACCGAGCGCCGCGCGGTCAGCATGGGCACGGCCGCCATGTCCGGCAGCACGCGGTGCAGGGCCTGGCGCAGCGGGTGGTGCGGCAGCAGCCGCGCAAACTGGAACGGCTCGCGCCGCACCGCCGGATCGACGAACAGGCGCCCGCCCAGCGGGCGCTCGCCCAGCCCGCGCAGGAACGGCCAGTCGCGGCGCGCATGGCGCAGCCGCACCACGGTGTGGGCGAATATGGCGGGAATGTCGTCGCAGATCAGCAGCACCTCGCGCGTCAGCGCGGGAGTGCGATCGGCCTGGCCCAGCGCCTGCCATTCGTCGGCGAGCGGGCGCTGCGGCGCCTGCAGCAGCCGCGCCACGCGAAAGCGCGCGGACGCGGCCACCAGCCGCGCCGTCAGCGAGCCGTCATCGCCGGTAACCCAGCGCCGCAGGTTGGGCGTGATGGCCGCATCGAAGGCCAGATGCGGGCTCCAGCCGCCGCGGCGCACCGACTGCGCGCTCATGCCGCGCCGGCGCCGGCGGGCACCTTGCCGCCCGGGCCATAGCCGCAGAAGGCGAGCACATCGTCGACGTAGTCGGCAAATTCGCTGATGCCGTGGTCGCTGCCCTCGATCACGCGGATGTTCGCGCCGGGGCATGCCTGCACCATTTCGCGGTAGTCCAGCACCTCGTCGCCGGTGGCGGCAATCAGGTAGTAGCGCTCGGGCCGGGTGATGGTGTCCACGCGCAGGTCCAGCAGTTCCTGCAAGTGGCGGCGTTCGACCGTGACCGAACCGCCGCCGTGCCACAGCGGCTGTTCGCCCAGGTAGCTTTCGAGGTCGGTCCAGGGATGGATGGCGGGATTGAGCAAGACGGTCTTGCAGCCGTGCTGCTCGCCCAGCCAGCGCGCATAGAAGCCGCCCAGCGACGAGCCGACGATGGCGATGTCCTGGTCGCCGCCCGCCCGCGCGGCGCGAATCGCCGCCTCGGCCTGCGCGATCGCCAGCGCCGGCGAGACATTTAGCGTGGGGCAGGCGTAGTAACGGCCCACGCCCCACTCGCGCATGCGCGCCTGCACCAGCTGGGCCTTGAACGACTGGGGCGAAGAGCGGAATCCGTGCAGATACAGCAGCATGGCGCGTACGGTCAGCCGGCCGTGCCCTGGGCCAGCGCGTCCAGCAGCTTCTGGTGCACGCCGCCGAAGCCGCCGTTGCTCATCACCAGCACATGGTCGCCGGGCCGCGCCGCGGCGCGCACCGCCTGCACCAGCGCGCCCAGGTCCTGGAACGCGGTGGCCGTGGCGCCCAGCGGCGCCAGTGCTTCGGACAGGTCCCAGCCCAGCGCGTCCTTGCCGGCGGGAGCGCCGTAGCCGAACACCAGGTCGGCCTGCTCCAGGCTGGCCGGCAGCTGCGCCTTCATCACGCCCAGCTTCATGGTGTTGGAACGCGGCTCCAGCACCGCCAGGATGCGGGCCTTGCCGACGCGGCGGCGCAGCCCGTCCAGCGTGGTCTGGATCGCGGTGGGATGGTGGGCGAAATCGTCGTAGACCGTGACGCCGCCGGCCACGCCGCGCACTTCCATGCGGCGCTTGACGTTGGCGAAGCGCGACAGCGACGCGATGGCCTGCGCGGCCGGCACCCCGACATGGCGCGCGGCGGCGATCGCGGCGAGCGCGTTCATGCGGTTGTGGGTGCCCTGCAGGTCCCACACCACCGTGCCTTCGACGGCGTCGCCGAACCACACATCGAACGCGTCCTTGCCCGGCGCCGCCTCACTGCCGGCAGCGTCGCTCTCGCGCCAGTCGCCAACGCCGAACTGCTCCACTTCGCTCCAGCAGCCGCGCTCCAGCACGCGCGCCAGGCTCTCTTCGACGCCATTGACGACGATCCGGCCCTGGCCAGGCACGGTGCGCACCAGGTGATGGAACTGGGTCTCGATCGCGGCCAGATCCGGGAAGATGTCGGCGTGATCGTATTCCAGGTTGTTCAGGATGGCGGTGCGCGGGCGATAGTGAACGAACTTGCTGCGCTTGTCGAAAAACGCCGTGTCGTACTCGTCGGCCTCGATCACGAAGAAGTCCGATTCGGTCACCCGCGCCGAGATGCCGAAGTTCTGCGGCACCCCGCCGACCAGGAAGCCCGGGTTGTAGCCGGCGTCCTCGAGGATCCAGGCCAGCATCGAGGTGGTGGTGGTCTTGCCGTGCGTGCCGGCCACCGCCAGCACCCACTTGCGCGCCAGCACGTGCTCGCCCAGCCATTGCGGGCCCGACACATAAGGGAGGTTGCGGTCAAGGATGGCCTCCATCAGCGGATTGCCGCGCGAGACCACGTTGCCGATCACGAACAGGTCCGGCTCCAGCGACAGCTGGGCGGGGTCGAAGCCCTCGATCAGTTCGATTCCCTGGGCTTCGAGCTGGGTGCTCATCGGCGGGTAGACGTTGGCATCGCAGCCCGTGACGCGGTGGCCGGCCTGCTTGGCCAGCACCGCCAGGCCGCCCATGAAGGTGCCGCAGATGCCAAGGATATGAATATGCATGGGTTCCCGGAAAGACTTGAAGCCCGCAGGCGTGGGGATTCGGGCCCGGCGGCGCGGCGGCTGGGTTGGAGCCGTGTCGTGCGGTGCGGCGGCCGGGCAGGAAGCCTCCGATTGTACCCGAGCGCCAGCGCCCTTCGCTGCACTGCGGCAGCGCGCGCACCGCGTGCGCGGACGCCTCCGGTATCATGGGGCATGAACCGACGTACCGCCCCAGACCCCACCCGCCTGCGCGAGGAAATCGCCCAGGCCGCCGCCCGCATGATCGCCGAGGACGGTGCCGACTACGCCACCGCCAAGCGCAAGGCCGCGCGCCAGGTGCTGGGCGAACAACGCGTGCCGGGCGAATGGCTGCCCGACAACGAGCAGGTCGAAGCTGAAGTTCGCGCCTACCAGGCGCTGTTCCACGCCGACAGCCAGCCGCGCGTGCTGGCGCTGCTGCGCCGGCTCGCGGTGATGGCAATGCACGACCTGGCGCCGTTCCGGCCGTATCTGGTCGGCGCGGTGCTCAACGGCACCGCCACCGAACACTCCGATATCTATCTGCAGTGCTTCTGTGACAGCGCCAAGGATGCCGCGCTGCACCTGATCAATGCCGGGGTCGACTTCGAAACCAGCGAAAGCCGCCACTTCGGCGGCCGCGGCGAGGTCGAGACCCTCAGCTTCCTGTGGAAGGGCCAGTGGCCCGACCGCCGCGAGGCGCGCCTGCTGGCCGGCGAGGTCCGCGCGGAACTGGGTGCGCCAGTCGGCATCCATATAGCCCTGTATGATGCGGTCGATGAACGCGGCGCCATGCGGACAGACGCCTCCGGGCGCGCGGTACGCGCCGATGTGCAGGCCGTGCAAGCCCTGGTCGATGCCGCTGACGCCGCCGGCAACGCCTGAAGCCCCTACTTATCTTTACGGGTCCCAGCCATTCCATGACTGATACCATCGCCCCGCCCGCCCGCCGCTCCCGCCTCTGGCTGTGGATCGCTGTCGCCGTGATCGCCTGTGCCGCCGGTGCGCTGGCCGGGCATTTCGTCTTTTCGCCCAAGCCAGCCAATGACCAGGCCGTCGAAACCTTGTTCCAGTCGCGGCTGCCCGACCCGGCTGGCACGGAACTCGATCTGGGCAAGCTGCGTGGCAAGACCGTGGTGGTCAACTTCTGGGCGCCGTGGTGCGGACCGTGCGTCGAGGAAATGCCGGAACTGACTGCCTTGCATGAGGAGTTCAAGCATCGCGAGGTGGAATTTGTCGGGATCGGTATCGATTCGGCGGCGAACATCCAGCAGTTCACCCAGAAGGTGCCAGTTGCGTACCCGCTGGCGGTGGCGGGATTTGCCGGCACCGAGTTGTCCCGCAATTTCGGCAACAGCGCCGGCGGCCTGCCCTATACCGTCGTCATCAATCCGGACGGATCGGTGAAGTATCGCAAGATGGGCCGGGTCACCGCGGACGAACTGCGTGCCGTGCTGCCGCGCACCTGAGCCACTTCTTGCACCAACATCGCGGAATTTCGGCTTTCTTCAACGATTTGTTTCGGCTGAAGACCGCTCAGGTGCGAAAGTGCTCAAAAGGCCGCCGAGAGCGCGCCAAGGGCCGTCGAGGCCTGTATTGCGCGCTAGACAAATCCCTCTAAGCTACGGTAATCTCCGCGCAATTTCGTTGATCTGGTCGAGCCGCCGTGACTGCATCCCGCTCTATCCGTCGCTCACCCCGCTACCGCAAGGTGCTGGTCCTGCACGGGCCAAACCTTAACCTGCTGGGGACGCGCGAGCCGGAGACCTACGGGCACACCACGCTGGCCGATATCGACGCGGCCCTGGCCGAACGCGCGGCGAAAGCCGGCGCGGCGCTGGAGACGTTCCAGTCCAACCACGAGGGAGCGCTGGTCGACCGCATCCATGCCGCCCGCGCGGAAGGGGTCGAGTTCATCATCATCAACCCGGCTGCCTATACGCATACCAGCGTGGCGTTGCGCGATGCGCTGGCTGGCGTGGCGATCCCGTTCATCGAGGTGCACCTGTCGAACGTGCACCGGCGTGAAAGCTTCCGGCACCACTCCTACTTCTCGGACGTGGCGGTCGGGGTGGTCTGCGGGCTTGGCTGGCAGGGTTACCTGCTGGCGCTGGACTATGTACTGGGCCAGGAGCAGCCCCCGCCCGACGGTTCGGGGAGCTGAACCCCCACAAGGATTTTTTCGACAACCTGCGCGCGCTGCCCGGCGGCCTGCGCCCGTTGGCGTGCCTCGGCACGGCGGGCGCGGATTTCCGGTGGCCGGCACAACGATTGTTCCGCCACGGCCCGTCCCGGGCAGCGGCGGAAAACCCGATTCAGGAGGATAAAAAGATGGACCTGCGCAAGCTGAAGACGCTTATCGACCTGGTGGCCGAATCCGGCATCTCCGAGCTGGAAGTCACCGAAGGCGACGGCAAGGTACGCATCGTCAAGCAACCGCCGCAAGTCGTCGCCGCGCCGATGACCATGCCGCAGATGCAGGCCCTGCCCGCCGCCGCGCCTGCCGCGGCCGCCCCAGCCGGCGCCGCCGCGCCGGCTGCCGAACCGGTTGCGCAGCTGCCCGCCGGCCATGTGGTGACCTCGCCGATGGTGGGCACGTTCTACCGCGCGCCGTCGCCCGGCGCCGCGCCCTTCGTCAACGTCGGCGATTCGGTCAAGGAAGGCCAGACCGTCTGCATCATCGAAGCCATGAAGCTGCTCAACGAGATCGAGTGCGACAAGGCCGGCGTCATCAAGGAAATCCTGGTCGAGAACGGCCAGGCCGTGGAATACGGCCAGCCGCTGTTCGTCATCGGCTGATCCTGACCGGCATGCCGGCCCCGGGGCTGCCGCCGGCCGCGCAAGCGGCCTCCTGCGGCCCGTCCCGCGCGGCATGCCGCGGCGCTTTGGGCGCCAGGGACGTTGTGGGCTTCGCGGCCCGTTCCGTGCAGTTCCATGCAGTTCCCGCAGTATCGCGGCCCGGGTGGCCACAGGCCACCGCGGAGCGCGCCCGGCGCATCATGGCGCCGCGCAGCGGGACCGCTACTGTTCTCGCAGAGAGAGACCATGTTTGAAAAAATTCTGATCGCGAACCGCGGCGAAATCGCTCTTCGCATCCAGCGCGCCTGCCGCGAACTGGGCATCAAGACGGTCGTGGTGTACTCCGAGGCCGACAAGGAGGCCAAGTACGTGCGCCTGGCAGACGAAGCCGTCTGCATCGGCCCGGCCCCGTCGCCGCTGTCGTACCTGAACATGCCCGCCATCATCTCGGCCGCCGAGGTGACCGACGCGCAGGCCATCCACCCCGGCTACGGCTTCCTGTCCGAGAACGCGGACTTTGCCGAGCGCGTGGAAAAGTCCGGCTTCGTCTTTATCGGCCCGACCGCCGACAGCATCCGCCTGATGGGCGACAAGGTCTCGGCCAAGCAGGCCATGATCAAGGCCGGCGTGCCGTGCGTGCCCGGCTCGGACGGCGCCCTGCCCGACGATCCCAAGGAAATCCTGGCGACCGCGCGCCGCGTCGGCTACCCGGTGATCATCAAGGCCGCCGGCGGCGGCGGTGGCCGCGGCATGCGCGTGGTGCATACCGAAGCCGCGCTGATCAACGCCGTCAACATGACGCGCGAAGAAGCCGGCCGCGCCTTCGGCAATCCCGAGGTCTACATGGAGAAGTTCCTCGAGAACCCGCGCCATGTGGAAATCCAGATCCTGGCCGACCAGCACAAGCAGGCCATCTGGCTGGGCGAGCGCGACTGCTCGATGCAGCGCCGCCACCAGAAGGTGATCGAGGAAGCTCCCGCGCCGCATATCCCGCGTCGCCTGATCGAGCGCATCGGCGACCGCTGCGCCGACGCGTGCAAGAAGATGGGCTACCGCGGCGCCGGCACCTTCGAGTTCCTGTACGAGAACAACGAGTTCTACTTCATCGAGATGAACACGCGCGTGCAGGTCGAGCACCCGGTCACCGAGATGATCACCGGCATCGATATCGTGCAGGAGCAGATCCGCATCGCCTTCGGCGAAAAGCTGCGCTTCCGCCAGAAGGACGTGCAGTTCCGCGGCCACGCGGTCGAATGCCGCATCAACGCAGAGGACCCGTTCAAGTTCATCCCGTCGCCGGGGCGCATCACCGCCTGGCACATGCCCGGCGGCCCGGGTGTGCGGGTCGACTCGCACGCGTATGATGGTTACTTCGTCCCGCCCAACTACGATTCGATGATCGGCAAGATCATCTCCTACGGCGCCACGCGCGAGCAGGCCATCGCCCGCATGCGCATCGCGCTGTCGGAAATGGTGGTGGACGGCATCCAGACCAACGTGCCGCTGCACCGCGAGCTGATGATGGACGCCAACTTCGTCGAGGGCGGCACCAGCATCCATTATCTCGAGCATCGCCTGGCAGAACGCGCGAAGGCCTGAGCACCGGTCCGAGCAACCCGCAGCAACAGAAGGAAGCCCGTGGCATTTCAGGAATGTGTGATCGAAGTGGCGCAGGACCAGGCCGAAGCCTGGTCTGACGCCCTGTTCGACCTCGGCGCGCTGTCGGTCTCGGTGGAAGACGCCGACGCCGACACGCCCGACGAGCAGCCGCTCTTTGGCGAGCCCGGGCTGGAACCGAAGCAACTCGCGTGGAACCGCTCGCGCGTGGTCGCGCTGTTCGGCGACGATGCCGATCCGGCCGTGGTGGTGGCGGCCGCCGCCAACCAGCTCGGCATCGACCCGGTGCCGGCGTACCAGCTGCGCGCGGTCGAGGACCAGGACTGGGTGCGGCTGACGCAATCGCAGTTCGAGCCGATCCGCGTGGGCGAGCGCATCTGGGTGGTGCCGTCGTGGCACGACGCGCCCGAGCCCGACGCCGTGGTGCTGGAGCTCGACCCGGGCCTGGCCTTCGGCACCGGCAGCCATCCCACCACGCGGCTGTGCATGCAGTGGCTGGAGCAGAACCTGACACCAGGCGAAACCGTGCTCGACTACGGCTGCGGCTCCGGCATCCTGGCGATCGTCGCGCGCAAGCTGGGCGCGGGCGACACGGTCGGCATCGACATCGACCCCAACGCGGTGGAAGCGTCGCGCTACAACGCCGAGCGCAACCGCGTCGAGGCGTCGTTCGCGCTGCCGGAATCGGTGTCCGACGCCAGCTACGACCTGGTGGTCGCCAATATCCTGTCCAACCCGCTCAAGCTGATGGCCGCGATGCTGAGCGCGCGCGTGCGCGCCGGCGGGCGGCTGGTGCTGTCCGGCGTGCTCGAGCGCCAGGCCGACGAAGTCGCCGCGGCCTATGCGCCGTGGTTGCCGCTGACGGTGTGGCGCAGCGAGGAAGGCTGGGTCTGCCTGCACGGCACCCGTCCCTGATTGCGCCCGATGGCCGCCGTCAAGCTAGTCACGCGCTGCCCGGCCTGCCGCACCGCCTTCCGGCTGGTCGCCGACCAGCTGCGGCTGCGCCAGGGGCTGGTGCGCTGCGGCCAGTGCGAGACGGTGTTCGACGCGCGCGAGCACCTGATCGAGATCCCGCTGCCGGCGGGCAACACCGCGGGCAGCGCTCCGGCACAGAAGCCGGCAGCGCCTGCCCCCGCTGCCGCCGACACCACCGCGCCGCCGGCATCGTCACAAGCACCGGCACCCGCGCCGACGCCCGCCCCGACTCCCGCCTTCACCCCGACCATCGATCCCGGCTACGACGTGCCGGCGCTCGATGCGCCGACCATGCTGATGTCGTCGCCCGAGGACATGGCCGCGCCGCCGCAGGCTGGCATGGACGATGCCGAGATCGAGCGCGCGCTGCGCGAAGCCAACGCGGCGGTCGCCGACCGCGATGCGCGCGACGCGCAGCGCCAGGCCGCAGGCCCGGTCGTCGAAGCAGCCCCATCCCCGGCACCGGCACCGGCGGCACAGCCGCCCGCGCCGGCAACCGCCTGGCCGGCACTCGATCACGGCGCACTCGATAGCCCGGCCGGTAAACCCGCGGCGCCGGCTCCCGGCGCCATCCCCAGCGCGAGCGAATTCCTGCGCGCGGCATCGGCCGATCAGGCATCCGAGTCGGCGCCGTGGCCGGAGCAAACGCGGCGCCCCGCTGACCCGGCTGCGGCCGCCACGCCGCCGAACGCATCGCCCGCGGTCGGCGAGCAGGACGAAGCGCGCGCCGCCGGCCCTGACACCCTTGGCAGCGTCACCGGTGGCGCGGTCGCGCGCGAGCAGGCGACGCGCCGCTGGGTCCGCACCGAAGCACCGGCCGGCCCGGTGTTCGCCCCCGACTTCCTGCGGCACGCGCGCGAGCGCGAACGCGAACGCCAGCCGCGCCGGCCCATTGCGGTGCCCAGCGCCGCGTGGCGCGCGGCAGCCGTGGTACTCGCCATCGCCGCGCTGTTGCAGCTTGCCTACCTGGGACGCAGCCAGCTCGCCGGGCACTTTCCGATGCTGCGCCCGGCACTCGAGGCGGCATGCGCGCCGCTGGGCTGCACCGTGCCGCCGTGGCGCGACATCGATGCGCTGCGCATCGAGAGCTCGCAGCTGCAGCGCCAGGATGAAGGCGGCGACACCTACCTGCTGGCCGTCACGCTGCGCAACCTGGGCCGCGCCAGCACTGCGCTGCCGGCGATCGAGCTGGTGATGACCGACCTGCAGGACCAGCTGCTGCTGCGCCGGGTGCTGCAGCCCGCCGAATACCTGGAGCCGTCGCAGCAGGCCTTTGCCGCGCAAGGGCTGCGCGCGGGCATGGAGCTGCCGGTTCGGGTACGATTCCGGACGCAGCAGGCGCCAGCCAACTATCGCGTGCTGATTTTTTATCCCTGAATTCCTGGCCCGCTGCCTGACCGAATCCGAGTCCGGCGGCGGGCCTTGC
This Cupriavidus nantongensis DNA region includes the following protein-coding sequences:
- the accC gene encoding acetyl-CoA carboxylase biotin carboxylase subunit, which encodes MFEKILIANRGEIALRIQRACRELGIKTVVVYSEADKEAKYVRLADEAVCIGPAPSPLSYLNMPAIISAAEVTDAQAIHPGYGFLSENADFAERVEKSGFVFIGPTADSIRLMGDKVSAKQAMIKAGVPCVPGSDGALPDDPKEILATARRVGYPVIIKAAGGGGGRGMRVVHTEAALINAVNMTREEAGRAFGNPEVYMEKFLENPRHVEIQILADQHKQAIWLGERDCSMQRRHQKVIEEAPAPHIPRRLIERIGDRCADACKKMGYRGAGTFEFLYENNEFYFIEMNTRVQVEHPVTEMITGIDIVQEQIRIAFGEKLRFRQKDVQFRGHAVECRINAEDPFKFIPSPGRITAWHMPGGPGVRVDSHAYDGYFVPPNYDSMIGKIISYGATREQAIARMRIALSEMVVDGIQTNVPLHRELMMDANFVEGGTSIHYLEHRLAERAKA
- the prmA gene encoding 50S ribosomal protein L11 methyltransferase; translation: MAFQECVIEVAQDQAEAWSDALFDLGALSVSVEDADADTPDEQPLFGEPGLEPKQLAWNRSRVVALFGDDADPAVVVAAAANQLGIDPVPAYQLRAVEDQDWVRLTQSQFEPIRVGERIWVVPSWHDAPEPDAVVLELDPGLAFGTGSHPTTRLCMQWLEQNLTPGETVLDYGCGSGILAIVARKLGAGDTVGIDIDPNAVEASRYNAERNRVEASFALPESVSDASYDLVVANILSNPLKLMAAMLSARVRAGGRLVLSGVLERQADEVAAAYAPWLPLTVWRSEEGWVCLHGTRP
- a CDS encoding DUF3426 domain-containing protein, giving the protein MAAVKLVTRCPACRTAFRLVADQLRLRQGLVRCGQCETVFDAREHLIEIPLPAGNTAGSAPAQKPAAPAPAAADTTAPPASSQAPAPAPTPAPTPAFTPTIDPGYDVPALDAPTMLMSSPEDMAAPPQAGMDDAEIERALREANAAVADRDARDAQRQAAGPVVEAAPSPAPAPAAQPPAPATAWPALDHGALDSPAGKPAAPAPGAIPSASEFLRAASADQASESAPWPEQTRRPADPAAAATPPNASPAVGEQDEARAAGPDTLGSVTGGAVAREQATRRWVRTEAPAGPVFAPDFLRHARERERERQPRRPIAVPSAAWRAAAVVLAIAALLQLAYLGRSQLAGHFPMLRPALEAACAPLGCTVPPWRDIDALRIESSQLQRQDEGGDTYLLAVTLRNLGRASTALPAIELVMTDLQDQLLLRRVLQPAEYLEPSQQAFAAQGLRAGMELPVRVRFRTQQAPANYRVLIFYP